A window of Hyperolius riggenbachi isolate aHypRig1 chromosome 1, aHypRig1.pri, whole genome shotgun sequence contains these coding sequences:
- the LOC137547617 gene encoding dentin sialophosphoprotein-like — protein MDGTMKTPYVETYGRKNTKGNHQDEVIQENIQLQYKEGMGLNHTRELSMNTNVTDVQGKTNGMKFIKTRMDKRKMAHETNEKVEGDMTQPSKHQKVRNSKKKQRSSKFVYSKPGPPHSNTSTALANNDIFNDKHSGHKKVNKRSVDYEDTDDNNNLELNEPLYSYDFPDPDRSSENWVDLNSDDVSENHDPAISSETNETDSSELNNSAGTPSTQTESEESDNTSSSNESASNDGSQESTPAGSDEMNSSPVLNGRSSQSDSSEPDVQSNMLAIQDNTSERLNDSCDSNMKTDCGLSSESQSTSTSSSESSDQSDSNESNDISDSNSSSNSFELINGMETSHQNVEITVNTTDEMIENVANR, from the coding sequence ATGGATGGTACAATGAAAACCCCATATGTGGAGACATATGGAAGAAAGAACACAAAAGGTAATCATCAAGATGAAGTTATCCAGGAAAACATCCAACTACAATATAAAGAAGGCATGGGGTTGAACCACACAAGAGAATTATCCATGAATACTAATgttactgatgtgcaaggtaaaacAAATGGAATGAAGTTTATCAAAACCAGAATGGACAAAAGAAAAATGGCTCATGAGACAAATGAAAAAGTTGAAGGAGACATGACTCAACCTTCCAAGCATCAAAAAGTTAGAAATAGTAAAAAGAAACAAAGATCAAGTAAGTTTGTTTACAGTAAACCTGGGCCTCCTCATTCTAATACTTCCACAGCTTTGGCTAACAATGACATTTTCAATGATAAGCACAGTGGTCACAAGAAAGTTAATAAAAGGAGTGTAGATTATGAAGACACTGACGATAATAACAACCTGGAACTAAATGAACCACTTTATTCTTATGACTTTCCTGATCCAGATAGATCCTCAGAAAACTGGGTAGATCTCAACTCGGACGATGTAAGTGAAAATCATGATCCTGCCATTTCAAGTGAAACTAATGAAACAGATTCAAGTGAGCTAAATAACTCTGCAGGAACACCTAGCACCCAAACCGAGTCAGAGGAGTCAGATAACACTAGTAGTTCCAATGAGTCTGCCAGCAATGATGGTTCCCAAGAAAGTACACCAGCTGGATCTGACGAGATGAATAGTTCACCTGTTTTAAATGGTAGATCCAGTCAATCAGATTCAAGTGAACCTGACGTACAAAGTAATATGTTAGCAATTCAAGATAATACCTCAGAGAGGCTCAATGATTCTTGTGACTCCAATATGAAAACTGACTGTGGCCTTTCAAGTGAGTCTCAAAGTACTAGTACTAGTTCCAGTGAATCCAGTGATCAAAGTGATTCTAATGAATCTAATGATATAAGCGATTCTAACTCTTCCAGCAATTCCTTTGAGCTCATTAATGGAATGGAAACCAGTCACCAAAATGTAGAAATTACTGTCAATACCACAGATGAAATGATTGAAAATGTTGCAAACAGATGA